A region of Liolophura sinensis isolate JHLJ2023 chromosome 8, CUHK_Ljap_v2, whole genome shotgun sequence DNA encodes the following proteins:
- the LOC135473539 gene encoding melatonin receptor type 1A-like — protein sequence MNLTTFGMGVNHTDVPLLQKNPPLAITYITILSVCGVSGTFGNILVIVSILATKKIRTIGNMFILNLAVADLLVCSVLDSSAVTGAILGKMFYDDRPVLCEVAGGLVVISCLASIAGVALVSFHRFVHICFSVYCDKLFTRLSTSVLIAVVWTITILSDVRYLLKWHSRGHGFDFKVEQCFYDRHANSVILKIFALLAFVAVTVSYSAIFCFVRSHRLMSQARQSDSIKLAHTSLVIVISVYVCIMPYTVVTIIDKTDSLGQEVYLLTIAIAYLSSSLNWMIYGLANQQFRAAFKNTLNSIKCWK from the exons ATGAATCTTACAACATTTGGAATGGGCGTTAACCACACCGATGTTCCTCTGCTGCAGAAAAATCCGCCATTGGCAATTACATATATCACAATCCTCAGTGTCTGCGGTGTTTCTGGAACTTTTGGAAACATCCTGGTGATCGTCTCGATCTTGGCTACAAAG AAAATTCGGACTATTGGGAACATGTTTATCTTGAATCTGGCTGTGGCTGATCTCCTTGTGTGTTCTGTGTTGGACAGTTCCGCTGTTACAG GTGCCATCTTGGGAAAGATGTTTTATGACGACCGTCCTGTCCTGTGTGAGGTAGCTGGTGGGCTTGTGGTTATCTCGTGCTTGGCCTCTATCGCTGGCGTAGCACTTGTCAGCTTTCATAGATTCGTCCATATTTGTTtctcagtatactgtgacaaaCTGTTCACCAGGCTATCCACAAGTGTTCTGATCGCTGTTGTCTGGACAATTACTATCCTCTCTGACGTTCGCTATCTCCTCAAATGGCACAGCCGGGGTCACGGTTTTGACTTCAAAGTGGAACAGTGTTTTTACGATCGTCATGCTAATTCCGTGATTCTTAAAATATTCGCTCTGTTGGCTTTCGTGGCCGTTACTGTATCATATTCAGCTATCTTTTGCTTTGTCAGAAGCCATCGGCTGATGAGTCAAGCTCGGCAGTCAGACTCGATCAAGCTGGCCCACACTTCACTGGTAATAGTcatcagtgtgtatgtatgtataatgccGTACACCGTTGTTACCATCATCGACAAAACGGACTCTCTCGGGCAGGAAGTATATTTGTTGACCATCGCGATTGCTTATCTAAGCTCCAGTCTCAACTGGATGATTTACGGACTGGCAAACCAACAATTCCGAGCCGCCTTCAAAAACACCCTAAATTCCATAAAATGTTGGAAGTAA
- the LOC135473540 gene encoding melatonin receptor type 1A-like, translating into MNLTTFGMRVNHTDVPLLQKNPPLAIAYITILIVCCVCGTLGNILLIVSILATKKIRTIGNMFILNLAVADLLVCTVLDSSAVTGAILGRVFYDDHPVLCEVVAGFVVVCGLASIAGVALVSFYRFVHICFSAFCDKLFTRLSTSVLIAAVWTIAILCDVLYLVKLHSRGHGFDFKVEQCFYDRHANSVILKIFALLAFLAVTVSYSAIFCFVRSHRLISQARQSDSIKLAHTLLVIVISLYVCMIPYTVVTIIDKTDSLGQEVYLLTIAIAYVSTSLNWVIYGLTNQQFRAAFKNTLSSMKCWK; encoded by the exons ATGAATTTGACAACGTTTGGTATGCGCGTTAACCACACCGATGTTCCTCTGCTGCAGAAAAATCCGCCATTGGCAATCGCGTATATCACAATCCTCATCGTGTGCTGTGTTTGTGGAACGTTAGGGAACATACTGCTGATCGTCTCGATCTTGGCTACAAAG AAAATTCGGACCATTGGGAACATGTTTATCTTGAATCTGGCTGTGGCTGATCTCCTTGTGTGTACTGTGTTGGACAGTTCCGCTGTTACAG GTGCCATCCTGGGAAGAGTGTTTTATGACGACCATCCGGTCCTGTGTGAGGTGGTTGCCGGGTTTGTGGTAGTCTGTGGGCTGGCCTCTATCGCTGGAGTAGCTCTTGTCAGCTTTTACAGATTCGTCCACATTTGTTTCTCAGCCTTCTGTGACAAACTGTTCACCAGGCTGTCCACCAGTGTCCTGATCGCTGCTGTCTGGACAATTGCTATCCTCTGTGACGTCCTCTATCTGGTCAAATTACACAGCCGCGGACATGGCTTTGATTTCAAAGTGGAACAATGTTTTTACGATCGTCATGCTAATTCCGTGATTCTTAAAATATTCGCTCTGTTGGCTTTCCTGGCCGTTACTGTATCATATTCGGCTATCTTTTGCTTTGTCAGAAGCCATCGGCTGATCAGTCAAGCTCGGCAGTCAGACTCGATCAAGCTGGCCCACACTTTACTGGTAATAGTCATCAGTCTGTACGTATGTATGATTCCATACACAGTTGTTACCATCATCGACAAAACGGACTCTCTCGGGCAGGAAGTATATTTGTTGACCATCGCGATAGCTTACGTAAGCACCAGTCTCAACTGGGTGATCTACGGACTAACAAACCAACAATTCCGAGCCGCCTTCAAAAACACCCTAAGTTCCATGAAATGTTGGAAGTGA
- the LOC135473833 gene encoding iron-sulfur cluster co-chaperone protein HscB-like, which yields MTPGLSSAADIHSDAASSSPSCWKCGNTIHPSDEIFFCKCGVIMAPRPNMDHFQLFNLEKSFNLNEESLSQKFKDLQRQLHPDKFTQKSETEQQYSADQSSQVNKAYTTLIKPLSRGLYLLELSGDPIDETTDNTNLDPDFLMEIMEINEDLAETDSMEKVNAIRKRNQQVLQRLTTDISMAFDKGDISEARKLLIHLKYYDNIAGKIKELERKEFED from the exons ATGACGCCAGGGTTGTCATCTGCTGCAGATATACATAGCGACGCAGCGTCATCTAGCCCATCATGTTGGAAATGTGGAAATACAATACACCCCAGTGATGAGATTTTCTTCTGCAAATGTGGAGTGATAATGGCACCAAGACCTAACATGGATCACTTTCAGTTGTTCAATCTGGAAAAAAGCTTTAACTTGAATGAAGAAAGTTTGTCTCAAAAATTTAAAGATTTACAACGCCAACTTCATCCTGATAAATTTACTCAAAAGTCAGAG ACAGAGCAGCAGTATTCGGCTGATCAGTCCAGCCAAGTGAACAAGGCATACACAACACTGATCAAGCCATTATCGCGAGGTCTTTACCTGCTAGAGCTTAGCGGAGATCCGATTGATGAGACAACAGATAACACAAATCTGGATCCAGACTTCCTCATGGAAATCATGGAGATTAACGAAGATCTGGCAGAAACAGATTCCATGGAGAAAGTCAATGCAATCAGGAAACGCAATCAGCAAGTCTTACAAAGACTTACAACTGATATATCCATGGCTTTTGACAAAGGGGACATCTCAGAAGCAAGGAAATTATTGATACATTTAAAGTATTATGATAACATTGCCGGGAAAATAAAAGAATTGGAAAGGAAGGAATTTGAAGATTAG
- the LOC135473759 gene encoding U6 snRNA-associated Sm-like protein LSm6 — MSRKTPSDFLKQIIGRPVVVKLNSGVDYRGVLACLDGYMNIALEQTEEYVNGQLKNKYGDAFIRGNNVLYISTQKRRV; from the exons ATGAGCCGTAAGACTCCAAGTGATTTTCTCAAGCAGATCATTGGCCGTCCTGTTGTGGTGAAACTAAACTCAGGCGTTGACTACAGAG GTGTATTGGCCTGTTTAGATGGGTATATGAACATAGCCCTGGAACAGACAGAAGAATATGTCAATGGTcagctgaaaaacaaatatggAGATGCCTTTATCAGAGGAAATAACG TGTTGTACATCAGTACACAGAAGAGGAGGGTATGA